In the genome of Shewanella glacialimarina, one region contains:
- a CDS encoding CoA pyrophosphatase, with protein sequence MQLNEFLIRFQLQALSANNITSAPAHYPGREAAVLIPIQQIGGELYLILTKRAMHLRHHPGQISFPGGKFEQSDSNAIDTALREAQEEIGLLRTNVDVIGSFPPHKTFTGFEITPIVGIIKQPFELTIDPGEVASCFRVPLNYFKQTNNRHLGQHWRKGKCYQVHYMPFEDKFIWGVTAAMIDLLCRHIDNYGLIK encoded by the coding sequence ATTAAATGAATTTTTGATCCGTTTTCAACTGCAAGCTCTTTCAGCCAATAACATTACCTCTGCACCAGCACATTATCCTGGCAGAGAAGCCGCTGTGCTTATTCCTATTCAGCAGATTGGCGGTGAGCTATATCTCATCTTAACTAAGCGCGCTATGCATCTTCGCCACCATCCTGGCCAAATTAGTTTTCCAGGCGGAAAATTTGAGCAAAGTGATAGTAATGCAATTGATACCGCACTTCGTGAAGCACAAGAAGAGATTGGTTTGCTAAGAACCAACGTCGATGTAATTGGCTCGTTTCCACCCCACAAAACATTTACCGGATTTGAAATCACGCCAATCGTTGGCATTATCAAACAACCCTTTGAACTAACAATTGATCCTGGTGAAGTGGCCAGCTGTTTTAGGGTGCCACTTAATTACTTTAAACAAACGAATAATCGTCATTTAGGCCAACACTGGCGCAAAGGCAAGTGCTATCAAGTGCACTATATGCCGTTTGAGGATAAATTTATTTGGGGCGTGACGGCTGCGATGATTGACTTATTGTGTCGACATATTGACAACTATGGCTTAATCAAATAA
- the asnS gene encoding asparagine--tRNA ligase: MSIASVASVFKGEHVVGSQVTVRGWVRTRRDSKAGISFLAVYDGSCFDPIQGVVPNSLANYNDDVLKLTAGCSVVMTGEVVASPGAGQAFELQVSEVLVTGFVDDPDTYPMSAKRHSIEHLRELAHLRPRTNIIGAVARVRNCLSQAIHRFYNEEGFIWVSTPLITASDCEGAGEMFRVSTLDMENLPRTAEGKVDYDKDFFGKESFLTVSGQLNAETYACALSKVYTFGPTFRAENSNTTRHLAEFWMVEPEVAFATLDDAAELAEKMLKFAFKAVLEERMDDLNFFNERVDKTVIERLQSFVNSDFAQVDYTDAVEILKNCGKQFEFDVEWGIDLQSEHERYLAEEHFKAPVVVKNYPKDIKAFYMRLNDDGKTVAAMDVLAPGIGEIIGGAQREERLDVLDARLAEMELSQEDYWWYRDLRRYGTVPHAGFGLGFERLVSYVTGVNNIRDVIPFPRAPRSASF, from the coding sequence ATGAGCATTGCATCTGTCGCTTCTGTATTTAAAGGTGAACACGTCGTTGGTTCGCAAGTCACTGTACGTGGCTGGGTGAGAACTCGTCGCGATTCAAAAGCGGGTATCTCTTTCTTGGCCGTGTATGACGGCTCATGTTTTGACCCAATTCAAGGCGTCGTGCCAAACAGCCTAGCCAATTACAATGACGATGTATTGAAATTGACTGCTGGCTGTTCGGTCGTAATGACCGGTGAAGTGGTAGCCTCTCCTGGTGCGGGCCAAGCATTTGAATTACAAGTATCTGAAGTGTTAGTTACAGGTTTTGTCGATGACCCTGATACTTACCCTATGTCAGCTAAACGTCACTCGATTGAGCATTTACGTGAGCTTGCACATCTTCGTCCTCGCACCAATATTATTGGTGCAGTTGCTCGTGTACGTAACTGTTTATCGCAAGCTATCCATCGTTTCTACAATGAAGAAGGCTTTATCTGGGTATCTACCCCGCTAATTACCGCATCTGATTGTGAAGGCGCAGGGGAGATGTTCCGCGTGTCGACATTAGACATGGAAAATCTACCTCGCACCGCTGAGGGTAAAGTTGATTACGATAAAGATTTTTTCGGTAAAGAATCATTTTTAACCGTATCAGGTCAACTAAATGCTGAAACTTATGCTTGTGCACTGTCTAAAGTGTATACCTTTGGCCCAACTTTTCGTGCAGAAAACTCAAATACGACTCGCCACCTTGCCGAATTCTGGATGGTTGAACCTGAAGTAGCATTTGCTACCTTAGATGATGCTGCTGAACTAGCTGAAAAAATGCTTAAATTTGCATTTAAAGCTGTACTTGAAGAGCGCATGGACGACTTGAATTTCTTTAATGAGCGAGTTGATAAAACCGTTATTGAACGTTTACAGTCATTTGTTAACAGCGATTTCGCCCAAGTCGATTACACCGATGCTGTTGAAATTCTTAAAAACTGCGGTAAACAGTTTGAGTTCGATGTGGAATGGGGTATCGATTTACAGTCTGAGCACGAACGTTACTTAGCTGAAGAACACTTTAAAGCACCAGTTGTAGTGAAAAACTACCCTAAAGACATTAAAGCTTTCTACATGCGCTTAAACGATGACGGTAAGACAGTTGCCGCAATGGACGTTTTAGCACCAGGAATTGGTGAGATCATCGGTGGCGCACAACGTGAAGAGCGTTTAGACGTACTTGATGCTCGCTTAGCTGAAATGGAGCTAAGCCAAGAAGATTACTGGTGGTATCGTGACTTACGCCGTTATGGCACCGTACCCCATGCAGGTTTTGGTTTAGGCTTTGAGCGTTTAGTGTCATATGTGACTGGTGTTAACAACATTCGTGATGTTATCCCATTCCCTCGGGCGCCACGTTCAGCAAGTTTCTAA
- the uvrB gene encoding excinuclease ABC subunit UvrB, translating to MPEKIFRLASQYTPAGDQPTAIAQLVEGIQNGIASQTLLGVTGSGKTYTIANVIETMGRPTIIMAPNKTLAAQLYGEMKEFFPDNAVEYFVSYYDYYQPEAYVPASNTFIEKDASVNAHIEQMRLSATKALLERKDVVLIASVSAIYGLGDPDSYLKMLLHLRQGDFMGQRDILIRLSELQYKRNDIELQRGTYRVRGEVIDIFPADSERDAIRIELFDDEIERLSEFDPLTGHIIKRIVRTTIYPKTHYVTPKSKILAATEFIKEELRERREYLLENNKLIEAQRITERVQYDIEMMVELGYCSGIENYSRYLSGRAPGEGPPTLLDYLPADGLLIIDESHVTVPQIGAMYKGDRSRKTNLVDYGFRLPSALDNRPLKFEEFESLMPQTIFVSATPTQYELDKSEGEIAEQVVRPTGLLDPVIEVRPVGIQVDDLLSEIHKRVAVNERILVTTLTKKMSEDLTDYLDEHGVKVRYLHSDIDTVERMEIIRDLRLGHFDVLVGINLLREGLDLPEVSLVCILDADKEGFLRSERSLIQTIGRAARNINGKVILYADRITNSMAKAMGETDRRREKQRLHNEINGIIPRGVVKNITDVMDMGDSKQGKRANKNSQYDKVAEPHTQYASIADLSHQIDQLEKQMHEHAKNLEFEQAAAIRDEVKQLRDQLILTS from the coding sequence GTGCCAGAAAAGATTTTTCGTTTAGCCTCTCAATATACCCCAGCAGGTGATCAGCCAACCGCAATAGCGCAATTGGTTGAAGGGATACAGAATGGTATTGCCAGTCAAACCTTGCTCGGAGTTACAGGTTCGGGGAAAACCTATACGATTGCCAATGTTATTGAGACTATGGGACGTCCAACTATTATTATGGCGCCTAACAAAACACTTGCCGCTCAGCTTTATGGTGAAATGAAAGAATTTTTTCCCGATAATGCGGTTGAATATTTTGTTTCTTACTACGATTACTACCAGCCTGAAGCTTATGTCCCTGCGTCAAACACTTTTATAGAAAAAGATGCATCGGTCAATGCTCATATCGAACAAATGCGACTATCAGCGACTAAAGCGCTTTTAGAGCGCAAAGATGTAGTGTTGATTGCCTCTGTTTCGGCCATTTATGGTTTAGGCGATCCAGATTCTTACTTGAAAATGCTATTACATCTGCGCCAAGGCGATTTTATGGGGCAGCGAGACATATTGATCCGGCTCAGTGAATTGCAGTACAAGCGTAATGACATTGAGCTTCAGCGTGGTACATATCGGGTTCGTGGAGAAGTGATTGATATATTTCCTGCCGACTCTGAAAGAGATGCTATTCGAATTGAACTTTTTGATGACGAAATAGAGCGCTTAAGCGAGTTTGACCCGTTAACTGGACACATCATTAAGCGTATTGTTCGAACGACAATTTATCCTAAAACCCATTATGTTACTCCGAAGTCAAAAATTTTAGCTGCAACTGAATTCATCAAAGAAGAGCTACGTGAGAGACGAGAATATTTACTTGAAAACAACAAGTTGATTGAAGCGCAGCGGATCACTGAGCGAGTGCAATACGATATTGAGATGATGGTGGAGCTTGGATATTGCTCTGGCATTGAAAATTATTCACGATACCTATCTGGTAGGGCTCCAGGAGAAGGGCCGCCAACACTATTGGATTATTTACCTGCAGACGGTTTGCTTATCATTGATGAGTCACATGTCACCGTGCCACAAATCGGTGCTATGTATAAGGGCGACCGAAGTCGTAAAACTAATTTAGTCGATTATGGGTTTCGACTGCCTTCGGCATTAGACAATCGGCCATTAAAGTTTGAAGAATTTGAAAGCTTGATGCCTCAAACCATTTTTGTTTCGGCGACCCCCACTCAATATGAGTTGGATAAAAGTGAAGGTGAAATTGCTGAACAGGTTGTTAGGCCAACGGGTTTACTCGATCCTGTCATTGAAGTGAGACCTGTTGGCATACAAGTTGATGATTTATTATCTGAAATTCATAAAAGAGTGGCGGTTAATGAACGTATATTAGTGACCACGTTAACCAAAAAAATGAGTGAAGACTTAACCGACTATTTGGATGAACATGGGGTTAAAGTTCGCTATTTACACTCAGACATTGACACTGTCGAGCGAATGGAAATTATTCGCGATCTCCGTTTGGGGCATTTTGATGTACTGGTTGGCATTAACTTATTACGCGAAGGTCTAGATTTACCTGAAGTGTCGCTAGTGTGTATTCTAGATGCTGATAAAGAAGGTTTTTTACGTTCAGAGCGTTCATTGATCCAAACCATCGGCCGCGCCGCTCGCAATATTAACGGTAAAGTAATCTTATATGCAGACAGGATCACCAACTCAATGGCTAAAGCTATGGGCGAGACGGATAGACGCCGTGAGAAGCAGCGACTGCATAATGAAATAAATGGGATTATTCCAAGAGGTGTGGTTAAAAACATCACAGATGTTATGGATATGGGGGACAGCAAGCAAGGTAAGCGAGCTAATAAAAACAGTCAATATGATAAAGTGGCTGAGCCGCATACTCAATATGCCAGCATTGCTGATTTAAGCCATCAAATTGATCAACTTGAAAAACAGATGCATGAACATGCAAAAAATCTCGAGTTTGAACAGGCCGCCGCCATTCGTGATGAGGTTAAGCAATTAAGAGATCAGTTAATTTTAACATCTTAG